Proteins encoded by one window of Flavobacterium sp. N502540:
- a CDS encoding SsrA-binding protein, which produces MYKILARINKILLPSFTKQGLDITKAKKWQMAVIGYRAYVTKRALG; this is translated from the coding sequence ATGTACAAAATTTTAGCCCGAATCAATAAAATACTGTTACCAAGTTTTACCAAACAAGGTCTTGACATTACGAAAGCAAAAAAATGGCAGATGGCTGTTATTGGTTATCGCGCTTATGTTACCAAAAGAGCTTTAGGATAG